AATACAATCCCGGCTTCCTGGAGCATCGCCGGTCTCCAGACAGACCCCCGGCCGCCAGCTGTCCACCCTGGCTTTCAatggctcccctgggcccagacGTTCACACagcaccccaggtgccccaagatccaGCTGCCTGATTCTCCAGCCTCACGTCCCCTTGGGCTCCAACCGGCAGTACTGAAATGCCTGTAATTGCTCAACACATCGTGATGTTTCAGGTTTTTGTCCTTTGCACACATTCTTGTCTGCGACCTGCACCTCTCCATGCTGTGCCCTGAGCTCCCCATACTTCCTCCGCCTGGCAGAGCCCTAGTCACCCTTAAAGCTGCTGATTCCTCTGTGAACCCGTCCCCGACCTCAGACTCCTTCCCATGCCCCGGAACTCCTCCTCGGAATGGATCGTGGGCCCTGAACACACGTCTCTCCTTGTGTCTGTCATTTAGAGTTGGGATGAGTGCTCAAGCCTGTCCTgttttccccatcccctccacagCTCCCTGCGGGAGGCCGAGCTAGCACTCAGGCGGTGATACATGGAAGGTCTTGCCTCACCCCTCTCTGAACCATCGCCTCCACCTTGAGCAAGTCCTTTAAATGCTCTGAACTCCACTTTGCTGACCTGCCAAATGGAGACCTGGGAATATCAGAACAACTTGAAATCATTAAAGAActtttggggcacccgggtggcacagtgggttaagcctctgccttaggctcaggacataatcccagggtcctgggatggagccccacatggggctctctcctcagcggggagcctgcttcccccctctttctctgcctgcctctctgcctatttgtgatctctctctgtcaaataaaatcttaaaaaaaaaaaaaaaaaaaaagaactttaaccGGCTAAGTGCTGTTCAACAGCTAAATGCTAAGCAGATTGTCTTTATTCCAGACTGGCGTTTACCTACACTTGCCCGTGTGGGAATCAGAGGGTCAAAGGAATGGGATGTGATCTTTTTGTAACCTCGCTGCCTTGAGTCCAGGGAAAAGCTGGTTACGAGTCAACTATTAATTCTGTCTCCCCGCAGCAACGAGTCTTCTCTGAAGCTCTGGGTTAATGATCCCGAGGTTGTTTTCCTCACAGGGCCAAACCGTTTCTAATCTTTGGCGTGTTCTTGTTCTATCCTTTAAGAATAACTTGACTCACTCCAATAATTCTCCATTCTGGGGTTGTGAACCTGGTTTGGCCCGAGGAAACGGTGACTGTGTGGGGGTCCctggctcctttccttcctcatctgtGCCCCCGCCCCATGGCCACCAGCACCCTTCCCTTTACAAAGAGAAGAGACTCCCCTCTTCATCACACGGAAGGGCCAAGCACATATGCTGGGACCTAACGACTACTCTCCCTCACGTGAAGTTTAAGGATTTGTTTTCTGAACTCTGAAGGGGAGACTTGGTAAGGAGAAACCCCTTGCAATTGTTTCTCCGTACCAAAGTGTAATTAGTGGCGGTGGGAGGAATGGATTGTAGGGAGATTCCCGACTGGTCCCTGGAATCCCAGGCTGTTTATGGCTGCAGGGCAGGTCACACAGAGGCTGGGGATAGAAGTCTGGGGGCCAGACACCGCTCCAGGGTGGTCTGGACACTCTTGAGATAAGACCAGCTGACGGCTGTGAACTCACTGAAATTCAAAAGCCAGCTCGCAGTGGCTCACTACCAGGAGTCCCCCagctcccatccctccctccccttaaTCTGGTACATTCGGTGCAGAGTTTGGGAACACAGTGGTGGAAACGCTTTGCCTAAAGGAGTGGGTCACTGTTCTGCAAAGGTTCCACTGTGCCATAGGAACAAGttcacttttctgagcctcagtgctCCTATCTGTAAGACAGAGATTACATTTACCGTAGGTAAATTATTACAAGAACCCAGAACCCAGTTTAAAGAGACCAGACCTTCCGGACATAAGACAAACACTTCTGCGCATACATAAGAGTGAAAACGTAAGGGAAGGCCTGGGTATGTCTGGAGCAGTAATTTCATCACAACTGCCCCGGCGTTTCTCGGACCATTCAGACTGCAGAGATCTGATGGCCGAACAGAACATTTCCAACAGCGCTGAAAGCCCGGTCTTCGCCTCGCGATCCTGTCTTGCTTTTTCCACACTGTCCTGAATTTTGTGTGCACTGTTCCCTTGTTTTTGTCCCACGCgtacttttaaaagtttaattttaatttaatttaattttattttttgtaccaCATGTACTTTCGATCTTGTTTTTGAATTATTCTATAGGTGGAAtaggttacatttttttcttattttttttataaacatataatgtgtttttatccccaggggtacaggtctgtgaatcgccacgtttacacacgtcacagcagtcaccatagcacataccctccccaatgtccataacccccctccccctctccccacccccctcctcccagcaaccctcagtttgttttgtgagattaagagtcacttatggtttgtctctctcccaatcccatctcggtTCATGTagtcttctcctactcccctaacccgccatgttgcatctccacgtcctcgtaGCACAGAATAGGTTGTTATCGTAGGCCAGGGTACGCCGCTGCGCACTGTTGCacggtttctctctctcacatcgCACTCTGTTGTCAGCTGTGTTGATGGTAGTTTGGGCTGCTTGCGGTGTTGGGCTCCTTTTTGCTCTAAGTGTTCTCGCTGCCTTGGCAAGTTCtttcctgggtatataccctgGGTATTTACAGGTTCTCAGTCTATTGCCAGCAGAGGCTGctgctcccctcttccctccactgAATAGCCTGTAGACATGGGGAGTCCCCCCGTTCTTTCTTTGTCCCGTCTACGGACCTTCAGGGCTTAGGAACATTTGTAAACCGAAAGAAATGGGGGAGGTGAGCTTTCTGGGCCATACTTTGACTTTCAGCTGTGGCCCCAGGAAACAAGCCAGACAGGCCTTGAGGCAGGATGCTTTGGCTCTGAGCATGGCTGTGAGGTGGGGGCGGTCCTCGACTGGACCCTTGGGTCTTAGGTGGCGGCCCCGCTGTGAGGTCACTACTGGGCTGCAGGACCTAGAAATTCAAACAGAACGCAGCAGGCCATTGTCAGattggtatatttttattcactaacgttttttaaaaaaaaaatgaaatattccagtGAGGGGAGCTAGAATGGGGTCTCCGGGGATACGTCCCCAGCTGCGGAGATCTCTGGGTCTTACTCATGGGCTTCGAGTCAATGTCTGCATGAGCTCAGACGTCCCGCTCCCCGCGCTCTCCCAGCCGTGGCGGCTCTCCGCCGCGTCGGCGAGGGCCTCCATGCCGCTCTTTTCCGCTGTCTTCGACGTGTACGCGCCTCTGCCGCGTGGGGAGGCCCGGCTTCAGGCAGTGAGCCTGGCTCTCAGGTTCCTCAGGAACCCGCGGATCCTGCCAAGCGTCTTGGTGCCTGAGGCCCAGCTGCCAGCGGGGAGGCTCCGCCCCGACTTGTGGGAGGTCCCGGCCTCCTCGGCGATGGGGGCGTGGCTGGTGGCGTCGTCGGGGGCGGGGCTGACGGCGTCGTCGGGGGCGCGCCTGCGGCGCGCGGGGCTGCGGAGGCCCTCGTCCTTCTTGTCTTCCGGCGCGGCTGTGTGGCCGCCTAAGGAGCGGCTGGAGGCCTTCGGGGTGATGTTGTTCCCCGGGGCCTTGTGACGGCTCTCGGCGGCCCTGCGGTGGCCGGAACTGCGGGAGGCTCGCTCCTCCCGGCGCTCCTTGCGCTCCCTCCGCTCCCTGCGGAGCGGCCTTCCCGCCGGCTCCCCACTGCCCGCCGAGCTCGACGCGTCCGAGAGGAGCTGGCCTTCCGACCCGTCCGCAGCGGCGTCTCCCGCAGGCTTGCCGGCAGCTCCGGTCCCGGCGAACGGCAGGCGTAGGCGGGCCTCCCCCGCTGCGAGCTCTGCCGCTGTCCCTGCGGCCGCCACTGCCGCGGCCACCGCGGCCTCCCCGGCGGCCCCCGCCTCGGTCCTGGCCCCTGCTGCCGACTCCCTGTAGAGCCCGGTAGCTTTTGTTGTTGGGGCAGCTAGAGTCGACAGGCTGTTGGGTGTGGGGGGGTCCTGAAAGATCTCCTCCCCGCCAGCGAAAGCTGCAGAGGTGGCCCCGGCCACCTCAGAGTCCACGTGGAGGCTCCTGACGCTGACCTGGTCCTGATGCCCTTCTCCTTGGAAATCTGCCCCTGCTGGGTACCACCCGTCCTGTTGTTCACACAGGGGCATGCCCAGCTTGTCCTCCGCTGGAATGGCGTAGGTACTGCTGTGACTGTCCACTGGCGGCCGCAGGAGGTGAACGAGCTTTTCCCAGTAGGGGAAGAGGTCTTCGCGTGCATCCAGAGGGGGGCTCAGCTGCAGGTAGCAGGAGCGGCCGGTGGCGAACTTGAGGCGCAGCTGTTGTTTCTCGCGGTCATGAATGGAGATCCGCACAAACTTCAAGGGAAGGAGCCTGGtgagctccagggtcccccaagCCTTGCGGCCTTTTCCCTTGGTGGTCTGGCCCCGGTCGGAGTCCTCTTCACAGCCGGTGTCCGGGCGGGCCAGCAGCATGACATCTGGGCTCGGGAGGCCGGGGCTGGTGGATGCGATGCCCACGGTCACCATTCCGACTCGGTGGTGCACGTCGACGACTTCCCCTTTCTTTGTTATTTCAATAAAGTCACTTTCAAACAGGGGTGTGTTTTTTAAGAGATAGTATTCTCCCCTGCGCAGCTGTCGCTGGAGTTTCCCCATGGCGGTGTCGAACATGCCCACCCCGGAGGCGCTGTGCACCCTGTGATGGGGTGGCCGAGTGGATGGAGACATGGGCCAGGCAGGGGGTGGGCTTGATCTGGGGGCTGGTCCCTGGAGCTTGTCCTCCTCCGCCTGGTTGTGTTGGCAGAGGGTGCAGCCCCGCTCCTGCGGCACTGGGCTGGCTCTGTGGCGGGGTCCCAAACCCACCGCGCCCCTCAGGCCACAGGCCACAGGCCCCGCTTTGGCTCAGAACCTCCCGGAGAcaggggtcagggtggggggCCCTGAGGGTGACCGCGGGGACGCTGGTGGGTGCCTGGACCTCAGACTGAAGCTCTGCAAGGGTATAGAGCTGGACGGCGGCTCCCCCACCTCACCTCTGTCCCTCACTTTTTAATCTTCCTGATAGGCTGCCAACTGCGAACTGGGAACTGCAGTCCTGGTGAGACTAACCTCTGTCTCAGCCCGCACCCTGCGCAGCCCTATTTATCCTCTGCTGCCCTTTGTGACCTGTCACCGGCACATACCCCTTTGTTGTCATCCCGCAGACACCCCCTCAGGGCAGGGCCGTCATCCTCCCCCCAagtgcccccctgcccccacagaggACAGGCCCACCCTGCCAGGGACCCAGGCGGGTATCCAAATAAAAAGGGCTTCAAATGGAACAATTTTGTGcggggaattttttttccctcccccaaattcgGAAGATTCAGCGCCTGGACACAATCTCTAGGAATGACTATAAGGCGATGGGATACGTTTGAACCGTTtgagctcttggtttcatcttaTCCAAGAACCCAGAACTGGCAGTCTTGATGCTTAACCTGTTCCGTCCTAAGATGGCAGTAGACGTGGCTGCTAACAGCCATTAACAGCCCTGAAGGATGACAAGAAAAACGGCCTCCCCTAGGCACCCGGCCCTGTTCTCCACACACGACGATGAGAGTCCATCAGGTTTGGCAGTGTTCCCACTGGCCCGTTTtatgaggagagggaggtgacATCATCAGCCCAACTTCACGGAACTAATGGTGGTAGAGGCCACGTTTCCGGGCAGGTCTACCGGCTTCTAAAGCCTCGTTCGGAACCACCATAGTACTTGGCTCCCCACAGCTTGGCCCAGCCACAGGTTTTCAACCAGACTGATTTAAGACCTTTCTGAGGCACTGTGGGAAGTTGCACGACTCCCTGTGTGTATGGATGTTGTGGAGAGAACCTAGGCCACTACTTCAGACAGCGGCTGGGCTGAATTGGGAATTAAATTTTACAGggggggcatcttggttcctccCCTCGCTTGTGCTTCCACGAGCAGCCCATCTGTGGAAACCTGGTTATTCTCTCTCAAGAGCGCCCCACCCAGGTTTTCGTCCCTTCTCCTCCAGTGCAATGAAGCGGGGCTTGGGAAGGGGGTGCTGAGAGGTCATCTGGGATTCCAAGAGTTTGCCAAGCAGCCTCCTGGGGCAACAGGTGTGCTTTGGAAGCAGCAACGCCTGTGGGGAGCATGTGCCCTTGTACGTAcgtcctgccttcctgcccctcccacacagCTAGCCCCAGAGTGAGTGATTTCTGAACTGTTGCTTGAAAGTTCTAGAAAGATTATCTGCTCCCAACTCTCGTATCTCCCGGTTTGATGTTATGCCCGAAATCCGACATTTGGGATTCATTCCttgaaaataaaggcctttctgTTCAAATGCACACACGAGTGCATCAACAGGGGAAAGGACAAATTCGAGGTGGTCTATCCCTACAGTGGGATGTCATTCGGCtgcaaaaagaaatgaggaagtgcTACGTGCTCCAACAGGGATGAATCCTGAAAGTAGGATGCTAAGTACAAGAAGCCGGATGCAAAAAGCCACATGCTGAACGATTTCATTTCGACGAAATgttccagaagaggcaaatccatagatAGATGTTAGATTTGAGGTTGactagggctggagggaggggagtgtAGGGAGCGACTGCTTAATGAACAGGAACAGGATTTACTTGGTGGGCATGAAAAGTCTGGAACTAGATAGTGGGGATGGTCTCACCGCACTGTGAATGTACTGAGTTTCACTCTCTCGAGAGTGGGTACGACGGTAAACGTTATGttgtagtttctctctctcttacacagtGCACATATACATTCCTGCTTGGAGCCCTTTAGAAAGGTCAGTGGTGTGACTGAGCTTTCCATGtc
The sequence above is drawn from the Meles meles unplaced genomic scaffold, mMelMel3.1 paternal haplotype, whole genome shotgun sequence genome and encodes:
- the LOC123936373 gene encoding protein FAM71A-like, whose translation is MSPSTRPPHHRVHSASGVGMFDTAMGKLQRQLRRGEYYLLKNTPLFESDFIEITKKGEVVDVHHRVGMVTVGIASTSPGLPSPDVMLLARPDTGCEEDSDRGQTTKGKGRKAWGTLELTRLLPLKFVRISIHDREKQQLRLKFATGRSCYLQLSPPLDAREDLFPYWEKLVHLLRPPVDSHSSTYAIPAEDKLGMPLCEQQDGWYPAGADFQGEGHQDQVSVRSLHVDSEVAGATSAAFAGGEEIFQDPPTPNSLSTLAAPTTKATGLYRESAAGARTEAGAAGEAAVAAAVAAAGTAAELAAGEARLRLPFAGTGAAGKPAGDAAADGSEGQLLSDASSSAGSGEPAGRPLRRERRERKERREERASRSSGHRRAAESRHKAPGNNITPKASSRSLGGHTAAPEDKKDEGLRSPARRRRAPDDAVSPAPDDATSHAPIAEEAGTSHKSGRSLPAGSWASGTKTLGRIRGFLRNLRARLTA